Genomic window (Vigna unguiculata cultivar IT97K-499-35 chromosome 10, ASM411807v1, whole genome shotgun sequence):
ttaaaagagacaaaaGGTTTAAAAGATTGGAATTTGACACCTATATAATGGTGATGAATTTTGGATATTGGTTTTATCTTTACAAATATCTACATTTTGTTTTCTATCCCtatgaaatataatttctttatgttaatattaatatatattactttcaaGTTTTCTCGTTATTTCTCCCCTTCTTTTCATTTCTCTCTTCGAAGGCAATGGCTACTGCTTGAGTGTTGTGGACGTTTTGAAAACAACTTTTGTGGTCTAAATATAGGTAGTTGTGGATTTTTTGTGGTGGTggaaattcttttttattacatCGATGTTTTTTGGGTTTAAGTGCGTCATTGAGGTAAATgctattgaaattgaaatcgtGCTTGTTTTTGACAATCTTACTCATTGTCATGAATATCTCCACCAACTtcgtttttcaaaatttttgtttcacTGGTGCAAAAATCGTTACTAAAATAGGACCACCGTTAAAAAAAGACACGGTGACGATAATGTAATTatagcaaagtttttaaaacggTTAATTAGGGAATCATCATTAAAAATGCTACCAAAACATACGACGAGGATTATATTCATGAAAAGACTTACAAACAACGACGATTACATGACAAACACACAAGATGGTTTTATGGTCAACCGTTAacataatttggttaaaaatactatatttattattttttaaatttggagacaaaaatatattaaaatttctaataataacgaattttaatttcacattaaagtttagagactaaaaacatattcattttatttttttcactttcctaCTCATGTTGTGCTTTTGTTTTTCGGGaaacttcttcctcttcttatTTCCCATTTTCTCTCCCTGCACGTCGCCCCTACAAGCCCATCGTATGTTGCACCTTCAAGTTTGATAATCATTGTATCACTAAGGCTCTCGAGTTGTCTTGCCACCAAGGTTGTGGCTTTTCGATGAGGGCTCATTTCGCATTTGCATGGAGTGTGGTTTCCTCCCACACCAATCTTTGTGCCATCGCCATTTCACAGTTTTGTCCTAAAAGGCTCATCAAAGagtggaagaagaaagaagtaTTTAAACTACCTTTAGTCTCAACTCCTAAGTGATGTGAGACTATTGATGATTCATCTTAGATCCTAATTACCAACTCCACGGTAGGCGTTAATGTTCGTGCGAGTGATATCATTACAGTCAACCACCCATCATCTGAGATATTGTTTGCTTTGGAGCTTGTGTTCCGTCACAGTGTTGTCCTTAAAAGGTGTCTTGTAGTGTAAAAGGAATAAAGTTGTCTTAAGCGTTGACTCCAAAATGATGTGAGACTATTGGGCGTACTGGAACATAAGACTCTAGACAAGGTCATGAGGGAATGAGGGTTCATCCCCAATGGAGGGCTTAAGGGAACCGATGATTCGTCTTTAAGGAAGAAGGAGTATTTAAAGTCTCTTTGGAGTGGTAGGAACATAAGTCCCCCTAGTCGAGGTCTAAGAGGAATGACTGTTCATCATCATTGGAGGACTTAAGGGACTGATGATTCATCTTAGAATCTCGTTATCGGCCCCACAGTGGATGTCAATGTTCTGATTCGAAGTCAATCGACTGTCATTGTTAGGATCAATCACTAAGAATCCGAGCTACTATCTACTTTGTAGCCTATTTTCTGGcacaattttgttcttaaaaaaaactatgaaagGAATGGAGGGGTGAATTGCCAAACATTTCGCATATTCCATGTGTTAAAatcaataaagtaataatttGAACAATCGAAAAGAATTTATCAAGAATTTATAACTTGTCTTACTCGTGGTAAATCATCTTCCAttcactttaattaattattgttgaacTTAGGTGCCTTAATGTTCAAACTGCTTTTCCgttacttaataatattatgtgttGTCTTATGCTGCTTGGTTTATACATTTATTGTTTAGGATTAAACTTCAATATCTTTGCATTATGTTATCATGTATTCATTAATTGTAATCATATGCTTGAAGATGGAGAGTTGTTGGATTTAAAATGGCTTTTGGGGTACCAGTTTGTCATCTAAAATAGGTAGCTTTTCACGTAATTAAGAAATGATGAAGTCAGTGCTTTAcaagaaacaaacaaaaagtATATGAAAAATCCTAACTAACCTGAGATAAACCTTCCGGAAATAAATTTTTGCTTGAGCTAAGCAATTTAATCAATAAACAAAAGAAGGAGAAAACTATTCCGCATAATGTCTActgtttttctttaaaatttcaaattaataacatttaattttattgttttctaaaATGATTTTAACAGCTTTGATGGAATATGATAATTTCTTACAATgttaaaaaatcttaattgaatATCTTCAatttcgtaaaaaaaaaaaattgtaaatcagCACAAAACCAACGGTCTATTCTACCAAAACACCATACAACTGGAAACCAACCctcatataaaacaaaaattatcagTATTTTCAACCTAAGAAAACAGAGCAAACAGAAAATATAAAGTATCCTTGTAATACTCGATTACAAGAGAACAGACCTAGAAAATTATCAGTATTTTCAACCTAAGACAACATACCACTACCAATCAAAAACATAACTAGAGATACTTTCGGAATCATCTAAACTTCCTGTCCAAGCACTATTTGCAAATGCTTGTAGATCTTCACTTTCGtcctttaaaatttataaatcataATTAGATATGCCTCTTACGTTCATAATACTCGATTTGCTACAATAATGATGTTAACCAGAACAATGACTCTGTCTGGTCTAGTGGCGTGAAAGATACAATAAAATTCCAATTAATCTTCTATAAACAGAAGCACCTATTTTATCACTAGGATAACATgtaacatttaaattttctcAAGGAACCTGAAGTATTTTCAATAACTAGATAATCATTAACATACAATGACACAATAAGTTGCACTTCACTGCATAATCTTCTTACATAGGTAGCTTTGTTTCACTTCGTTTAAATACCTAAGGTAAAAGATAATTGTCAATTCTACTATATCAGCCTCTTGGTGCCTATGTAAATATATATGGAGCTTTTTAAAGCTTGTAGACTTTGATTTCACTATCTGAAACAACAAATCCCTATCCTTTGTCTCTTCTTCATTGTGATCTTCTCTGAGCCATTATTGTGTTGTGTGGTAATGGAGTTGGATTACTTCCATCTTCCACCACATCCCCTAAAATTTGAGCTCTCAAGTAAGTTTTCACTTTTATAGCCCAATAGTCATAATTTTACAGAACATGTGAAAAACAGAGAAGAGAGTTTTTGGTTTTGGTTCACAAGTaataaagaaggagaaaaactcATTTCATTACTTAGTGTAATAGGTGATAggtaatatatattacaaaaggATTTAAGTCAGCAAAAACGTAAGGACTAACAAATTCACATAAATTAAGATTATCACAAATTTCAACtcaacaaaacctaagaaaaataaaatgtaatatgaccttaaaatatatagaaaaatctCAATTACTAAcaggaagagaaaaaaagtatGTTTCAAAATCATATAAAGAATGTTCTTACAATATTCTTTGTCAGTACTACATCTTTTACATCATCCTGAAACCATAATCGACTTCTTTTCCTCTGTTGCTTTGGCCATCTTTGACGGATAATGTCTCTGCCCATGTCACGTAACAAAGAATGCATTTCAAGGGTGTTTTTCCTTTCACACTGTATCTTTGTGACATAGTCTCTCTCTTTACCAATACACACATCAAGAAATATATCCTTTTCCCTGTCACCGtcaaattaaacttattttcaaattcTCTTGAAGTATACCAGTGGGAATTAATTTTAGGTTTGAGAATACACAATCCCACTTTTCCATTGTTCTAACACATAAAAAGGAACCAAGGAACTTAAGAGCTAGTGATAGCCCTCCACGATAAACAACTATGTTTCTTGCAAGTTCATTCAGTTCTTTTCTTGGTTATGCTTATCTGAAGACATGAGAACTGAAAAGTTAAAAGGGAATTATTTTCGTTCATAACATtcattttataaacataatcaacTTTGAGTCGCTTCAGTATTTGAACATCTCTAGTTGTAATGATAATTACAGTTCCTTGACCGAACCATTTACGATTCCGGTATAGGCTTTCTAGTTGGCCAAACTCAGTCACACCATCAAACACAATGAGCAACTTCCTTCGAAAAAGTTCAGTCTTCTCCATAATAACTCTTCGCCTCCGAATGCTTTCAATCTCGAACTTGTCTTTTAGGACATCATTAACAAATTCTTTCAAATCAACATCCCTTCTATCTACTCGATCCCAAACTCctttaatatattcaaaataattcttACCAATGAATCGACGATAAATTCGATTATAGATGACTTTGGCTAAGATAGTTTTACCCGATCCTTCCTTTCCCCATATCCCTATCATGAACACTTTGGTGGAATGATTTTCAATACATTTAATCACCTTTTTTACGTGGGACTCTAATTCAAcaggaaaaggaaaaacagacAAGTCCTCATAGTCCAGCAAAGACTGAACGCGTCTAACAGTTACCTCCACAAGTTCAGCATCATGCCTTCAAGATGAGTGGTAAtgtattacaaaattaaataaaaacctTAATATATGCTTCATTCAGTCTCAAACGAAAGAAAGTAGGAAGATTCGTTTGTTTACCTGAAATTTCTACCATACAAACCATGGATGATACCTGCAGCTTTGTTTAGAGCACGCCTCCACCTTGACAACACTTGCTTCAGTTGTTCACCTGAATAGCTTTTGCGTGCAGTTTCTTCCATCGCTTTTCCAAAATCATTCCGATCATGATCACGTACATACCGTGGTCCATTGTCGTAAAATACGGGCAAAACTATTTGCCCAAAAGTTTCGAGgcattcaataattttttctagCTCAAGAAGACAACAGGCCGATTCAGTGTATGTTTTGGAGAAAACGATTATTGCAATCTTAGTGCCTCCTATTGCTCGCATGTGCTCTTCCAGCTCCAGTCCCTTCGGCAGACTCTCGTCGCTAATAAAAGTTTTGACTTGAGCTTGTAAAAGGGCATAAGTGAGATGAGAAGCGAACTTTCTACCGATGTCTTCTCCCCCGAAGTTGATGAATGCATCGTATATGAAACGGGGTTCTGATTTTATGAAGgatgaggatgatgatgatgatgaagaagcGAACTCCATCCAAAAGAATTGAAGTCAACTCTTCAAAGGTACAACGATAATCATAAAAGATGTTAAAATCACATTTCATTCACTTGTCATCTCTTCTAAGAGTCTGGTAAGGAATTTCAGGATTAAAAACCTATATATTTTGCATCAGAATTTAAAATTACTTGACGAATTCAAAGTTTTCCTTAAACAAATAATGCTAATAAAAAAGACTTGAAATATGACAGAaccttcaatattttattaagaacgTAAAATAGTAGGTGAGAAGATAGTTGACTGTATAATACATAAGCAATTCTTAATGATAAAAGAAACCGTTAGTTCTGGAAAGATCCCAATCACTCTATGTATTAAATTCCATAAACGTGTTATAGTTTTCCTCCTCAACCCCGCTCACTGTGCTTCTTTTTTTGCTTCATTTGTTTTGCCATCACCTTAAGGCTTTAGAAAGACACTCTTAAGGACCGCAATCATTCACTTTggtttaataactttttattaaaaactttttgatattcaattaatatttttaaacataacCTTGTTTTTAAATacgaaattttcaattttaaagtatattatatttgaatggatccaatttcaaattatttcttttttaaatgtttgattCTAGCTTTTCTCTTCTTGCTGCAGTGAATCTCTCGCACAGTTCCACCTGGTTTCATGGAGAAAATCCCAGCCCAAGGGTTCTGCTCGAGCCTCTGCCAAACCCCGTAATTTTCACTTGGATTTAAACCATCCTAAGAATTTTCATTCCGAATTAAGTCATCCCAAGATTTTCCGTGCATCCCGCATCAATGCTAATTAATGCCTGTGTATAATCACCACATACCTTGCATAAATATTAGTCAATGCTTGCACATAAACACCGTACACCCTTCGTTGGAACCATTCCGCAACCACAACGCAAAACCACAGAACATTGCGAAAAGCACATAACTGTCCGCACTTCGTATCCACCATGTCGTTTGACTCCCTCGCCGGAGACGCAACACCTGTCAGTGTAGCACCTCCATTGACTCTCCACGCACATGCTGCAAACCGCTGCAGATCCAACTCGACTCACAGTCCTTGCACCTCCATGAACCTAGTTGTAGATTCACCGCGTCAATACAACATTGACAATAAAGCTTCCATCAAATTTCTCATTGCAACTTCAGTAACAAAGGATGATTCTCTAACAACAAAGAATTAATCatttctgatgtggaagatcagactACGCTGCAACCACAAAGTATACTAAGAAAACGTGGAAACTCCAAAATCGGAGAAAAACCACAACCACCAAAGGGTAACAATATGTGAAAATTTATACAACACATACACTACCCTCCCATGCCCTTTGACCCCAAGTACACCCACACTCTCCAAAGCAAGAATTAACACCAAACCTCACAACACTCTACTACaagaatacaaaaaaagaaaagtcaa
Coding sequences:
- the LOC114166790 gene encoding disease resistance protein TAO1-like; this encodes MEFASSSSSSSSSFIKSEPRFIYDAFINFGGEDIGRKFASHLTYALLQAQVKTFISDESLPKGLELEEHMRAIGGTKIAIIVFSKTYTESACCLLELEKIIECLETFGQIVLPVFYDNGPRYVRDHDRNDFGKAMEETARKSYSGEQLKQVLSRWRRALNKAAGIIHGLYGRNFRHDAELVEVTVRRVQSLLDYEDLSVFPFPVELESHVKKVIKCIENHSTKVFMIGIWGKEGSGKTILAKVIYNRIYRRFIGKNYFEYIKGVWDRVDRRDVDLKEFVNDVLKDKFEIESIRRRRVIMEKTELFRRKLLIVFDGVTEFGQLESLYRNRKWFGQGTVIIITTRDVQILKRLKVDYVYKMNVMNENNSLLTFQFSCLQISITKKRTE